Proteins co-encoded in one Kribbella solani genomic window:
- a CDS encoding MFS transporter, with amino-acid sequence MSEEVPGTWRQLRQYWAVMTVLAGGVLVGAVSIYLAASLLPTAVRDIGGDQLYAWNMTVYLVGQVVAAMLAANVLRRAGAQGAYVTGFGLFAVGSVICTVAPTMPIMLIGRGLQGLGAGLLTGLGFALIQATLPAALWSRGSAVISAMFGLGNFVGPALGGTLAQAGAWRWAFGALTVLAIALGALAARVLRTIQLPAGGAAPRIPRWALVLVVAAVASLSVASLTDSAPLIVALVITAAIMAVGFVVVEGRSSTRVLPASTYRRGSAMRWIYLTIAVLASSVAVETFLPLFGQQLGDLPPVAAGFYGAALSLGWALTQVWSASAHGRRANALMLGGPAVLVIGLAVLAVTIAADASIGLVVGWLVVLVLAGSGIGMAMPHLTVRAMSSAEDQAEAQQAAASIATVLTMGTASGAAVAGLLVNLGQPNLETSARYLLAGFALIAVVGIATAKRLTARRYEPVAVDSMA; translated from the coding sequence ATGTCAGAAGAAGTACCCGGAACCTGGCGACAGCTGCGGCAGTACTGGGCTGTCATGACCGTGCTTGCCGGGGGCGTGCTGGTGGGTGCGGTGAGCATCTACCTGGCGGCCAGTCTGCTGCCGACGGCAGTGAGAGACATCGGTGGCGATCAGCTCTACGCCTGGAACATGACCGTCTATCTGGTTGGGCAGGTGGTGGCGGCGATGCTCGCCGCGAACGTGCTGCGCCGGGCCGGTGCCCAGGGCGCGTACGTCACCGGGTTCGGCCTGTTCGCAGTGGGATCAGTGATCTGTACGGTCGCGCCGACGATGCCGATCATGCTGATCGGCCGCGGGCTGCAAGGACTGGGCGCCGGGCTGCTCACCGGCCTGGGGTTCGCGCTGATCCAGGCGACGCTGCCGGCGGCGCTCTGGTCGCGTGGCAGCGCGGTGATCTCGGCGATGTTCGGGCTGGGCAACTTCGTCGGTCCGGCCCTCGGCGGGACGTTGGCGCAGGCAGGCGCCTGGCGCTGGGCGTTCGGAGCGCTCACGGTGCTGGCGATTGCGCTCGGAGCCCTCGCGGCGCGCGTTCTCCGTACGATCCAACTGCCGGCGGGCGGTGCCGCACCGCGGATCCCACGCTGGGCACTGGTCCTGGTCGTGGCGGCCGTCGCGTCGTTGAGCGTGGCCAGCCTGACCGACTCCGCGCCGCTGATCGTCGCGCTCGTGATCACCGCGGCGATCATGGCGGTCGGCTTCGTCGTCGTGGAAGGCCGGAGCTCGACCCGCGTGCTCCCGGCATCGACCTACCGGCGCGGTTCGGCCATGCGCTGGATCTACCTGACGATCGCTGTCCTGGCCTCGAGTGTCGCGGTCGAGACGTTCCTGCCGCTGTTCGGCCAGCAGTTGGGTGACCTTCCGCCGGTGGCGGCCGGCTTCTACGGGGCGGCGCTCTCCCTCGGCTGGGCGCTCACCCAGGTGTGGAGTGCCTCGGCGCACGGACGGCGGGCCAATGCGCTGATGCTCGGCGGCCCAGCGGTGCTGGTGATCGGGCTCGCGGTCCTCGCCGTGACGATCGCGGCCGACGCCTCGATCGGTCTGGTCGTCGGTTGGCTCGTTGTGCTCGTACTGGCCGGATCGGGGATCGGGATGGCGATGCCGCACCTGACCGTGCGGGCGATGTCCAGCGCCGAGGATCAGGCCGAAGCGCAGCAAGCGGCCGCATCGATCGCGACTGTCCTCACGATGGGTACGGCCAGTGGTGCCGCGGTTGCCGGACTGCTCGTCAACCTCGGTCAGCCGAACCTGGAGACCTCGGCCAGGTACCTGCTGGCTGGGTTCGCGCTGATTGCGGTCGTCGGAATCGCGACCGCGAAGCGGCTGACTGCCCGGCGGTACGAACCGGTCGCCGTCGACTCGATGGCCTGA